The genome window ATCGTGGGGGTGAGCCGGCCGCTCCAGGAGATGAAGGAGCTCCTGGACAACATTGCCGACACCGATGTCACCGTGCTCGTGGACGGGGAGAGCGGAGTGGGCAAGGAGCTCGTGGCGCGGCGCCTGCACCGCAACTCCTCCCGGTGCGAGAACCGCTGGGTCAAGGTCAACTGCGCGGCCTTGCCCCCGGACCTCCTGGAGAGCGAGCTCTTCGGCTACGAGAAGGGGGCGTTCACCGGTGCGCTCAAACGCAAGGAGGGGAAGTTCGAGTACGCCGACAAGGGCACCATCTTCCTCGACGAGATCGGGGAGATGAGCCTCTCGCTCCAGTCCAAGCTCCTCCAGGTGCTCCAGGATCGGGAGTTCTGCCGCCTCGGGGGCAACGACGTGCTCCGCGTCGACGTGCGCGTGGTGTGCGCCACCAACCGGGACCTGCGAAAGGCCGTGGAGGCCCGCCAGTTCCGCGAGGACCTCTACTACCGGCTCAACGTGGTGAACATCCGGGTCCCGCCCCTGCGCGAGCGTCGGGAGGACATCCCGCTGCTGACCCGCTACTTCCTCCACAAGTACTCCGAGAAGTACGGCCGGGCGCGGCTCGAGGTCTCCGATCAGCTCATGGCCTACTTCCTCTCCTACGACTGGCCGGGCAACGTGCGGGAGCTGGAGAACCTGGTCAAGCGGCTCGTCATCCTGGACGACGAGCGGTTCCTGTTCAGCGAGTTCAAGGGCCGAAACGTCTCTCCCGCCGCGCCGGCGCCCATGCCGCCCCCCGCCACCTTCTCCCTGGAGCACCTGGACCTGGACGGCTCCGAGCGCATCTCCCTCAAGGACATCGCGCACCGGGCGGCCGTGGAGGCGGAGCGGCACATGATCGCCGCCGTGCTGGAGCAGACCAACTGGAACCGCCGCAAGGCCGCCCAGATCCTCGACGTGAGCTACAAGACCCTGCTCTACAAGATCCGGGAGTGCGGGCTGGAGCGGTAGGGGCCCGCGTCCCTCTTCCCCGTCGAAATCGGGATCGGGATCGAAATCGGTATCGGCGTCGGAATCGATACCGATACCGATAGCGATAGCGATGCCGAGGTGGGGACTGTTCCTCCTGCCTCCCGAGGGGGCGTGGAGCCCGGTGCCTCAAAACAGGTCGAGTTGCCCGCGGGGTTTGCCCTTGCGCCCGCGTCCCGGCGCACGCGAGGGGCCGGACTCCGGGGGTTGGACGGCGGGTTCCCGGGGCGTTTCCGGCTCGGGTTCGGGGGTTGCCGGGGGCGGGGGCTCAGGGGCTGGAACTGGGGGGTGGCCGATCACCTGCGCCGGCGCTTCCCCGCCCCGGAGCTCGGTTTCCAGGGCCGAGAGCAGGGCGTCCAGGGAGGGGTCCTGCGCCCGGCGCTCCTCCACCCGCCGGGCCGCCATGTGCACGGTGGTGTAATCCACGCCGAAGCGCTCTCCGATCTCCCGCAGGGTGCAACCCGTTACCCTGCGCGCCAGGTAGATGGCCGCCTTGCGCGCGAGCACCCGCTGGAACTTCCCGGAGGTGAGCTGGGCCGTGGGCAGCCCCGTGTATTCGGCCACCGCCTCCAGCACCTGTTCGAGGGAGGGGCCTTCGGGCCGGTGCGCGAAGCCGGGCACTTCCCGCACGTCCTGCCCCTCCAGGGCCCCCAAGACCCGCTGCCGGAGTTCCTCGCCCCCCAGCACGAGGCCCCGCCACGCCTGTTTCCAGGGAGGGAGAGGCGGGCAGACCCGCGCCGCCTCCACGAGATGGACGTAGGCTTCCCTGCCCCCGCTCAGCCCCAGTACCCGCTGCGTCGTCAGCCCGGGCAGGGGGAGGTCCCCCGGCGCGTAGGCACGGGCGCTGGAGCCCGGATACGTCCAGGGATCGGGCGCCAGGCGCTTGCGCACGGGGTTGAGGTGCACGTGGACCGAGAGGGGGACGAGCCACTCCTCCCCCAGGAGGAGCGCGCGATATCGGGGCTGCAGGAGCGGCCCCCGGCGCCCCCGCCGGGCATTCACCCCGGCGGTGTACCCGGCGTTGAGGCGGTGGAGCGCCCGGGAGAGGTTGGGCCGGGGCGTCTCCAGGAGCAGGTGGTAGTGGTTGGGAAGGAGGCAGAACGC of Thermodesulfobacteriota bacterium contains these proteins:
- a CDS encoding sigma-54 dependent transcriptional regulator is translated as MADASTILVVDDDSGIREYLGSLLSLEGYRVEAAPGGVEALARLENGLKPDVVILDIMMPGMDGIETLAHLKDKDPDLSVIMLSGVGQTSTVVRAMKAGAYDYIDKSFEADELQMAVEKALERRRLTEEIQRLRARLLAQDTTDPIVGVSRPLQEMKELLDNIADTDVTVLVDGESGVGKELVARRLHRNSSRCENRWVKVNCAALPPDLLESELFGYEKGAFTGALKRKEGKFEYADKGTIFLDEIGEMSLSLQSKLLQVLQDREFCRLGGNDVLRVDVRVVCATNRDLRKAVEARQFREDLYYRLNVVNIRVPPLRERREDIPLLTRYFLHKYSEKYGRARLEVSDQLMAYFLSYDWPGNVRELENLVKRLVILDDERFLFSEFKGRNVSPAAPAPMPPPATFSLEHLDLDGSERISLKDIAHRAAVEAERHMIAAVLEQTNWNRRKAAQILDVSYKTLLYKIRECGLER
- a CDS encoding helix-turn-helix domain-containing protein; translated protein: MARPLRVEFSGALYLATARSLPRQRLFRDAAEVEDFLSRLPELAAAFGVRCHAFCLLPNHYHLLLETPRPNLSRALHRLNAGYTAGVNARRGRRGPLLQPRYRALLLGEEWLVPLSVHVHLNPVRKRLAPDPWTYPGSSARAYAPGDLPLPGLTTQRVLGLSGGREAYVHLVEAARVCPPLPPWKQAWRGLVLGGEELRQRVLGALEGQDVREVPGFAHRPEGPSLEQVLEAVAEYTGLPTAQLTSGKFQRVLARKAAIYLARRVTGCTLREIGERFGVDYTTVHMAARRVEERRAQDPSLDALLSALETELRGGEAPAQVIGHPPVPAPEPPPPATPEPEPETPREPAVQPPESGPSRAPGRGRKGKPRGQLDLF